In the Candidatus Cloacimonas sp. genome, TTGCGCTTATTCAATGAAGCTGAGGGGATTAACTATTTAAAGAAAGAGGGAATTGTTCCCCAAGTAGCAGATAAGCTATCGCTTTTGGGTATTTCCTCTATCTGTAATCTACTGGCTGCCATTAAGATGGCAAAATATTTTGAATACACTGAAGACGATGTTATCATTACTATTTTTACGGACAGCGCTGAAATGTATCAATCCCGTTTACAGGAACAAAAAGCATTAAAAGGCAATTACACAGAAATGCAGGCAGCTATAGATAGAGAATCAGTTCTTAATGCACAAAGTTACGATAATTTACTGGAATTAAGCTATCGGGATAAAAAAAGAATTCATAATTTGAAATACTATACTTGGGTAGAACAGCAAGGCAAAACATATCAGGAAATTATGCAACAATGGGAACCTGAATATTGGCGAGAGACCTTTGAAACCAATTTGGATGAATTGGATAAGGCAATTGAGGAATTTAACAGCTTAGCATAAAGAGCTTAGAGAAAATAAGTTAGCTGATGAAGGTTACGGCTATAATTCTGGCTTCCGGGAAGGGAAAGCGTTGCGGTTTACCTAAAGCGGAAATGCAAATTCAAGGTAAAAGCTTTTTAGTCCATTTGCAGGAAATTCTCTTAGAGGCAGGAATGGCAGATGTTTTTATTGCTCAATATCAAGATACATCCGATATGCTATCTACTTTGATAAGGGCAGTTAACGAGCTGAAAAAAAGTCAGGAGAATAGCGGCTACCTTGTGTTTCCAGTAGATTTTCCCTTTGTAAAACCTCAAACGGTAGTTGCTCTTATGCAAGAACATCGGCAAAACCCCAATGCTGTTATTCGTCCGATTTATAAAAATAAAAGAGGACACCCGATTTTGATTCCTGCCTGCATAAATTTGGATAATGACGATAACCAACAGGGACTGAAATATATTATCCGGAATTCTGGATTGCCGCTTTATGATGTTCCGGTTGAAGATGACGGTATCTTAAAAAATGTTAATACCCGAGAGGATTTAAGCTTATGGATGCCCAAGAATTGATTTTTGACAGGCACAGTGTGCGGGATTTTTTGCCCGAACCCATTGCAATGGAGATTTTAAGTGATATACTGCAGGCGGGGAGATTAGCGCCTTCTACTCAAAATCGTCAGCCCTGGCGATATATAGTATTTACGGAAAATGCCAAAATTCGGAAATTGGCTGTAAACTGCGGATTGATTGGACTTTCCAATTTCTTTATTCGTCAGGCACCGTGTTTAATTATTGCCTGTGCTGATCTTAAAGATAATATTAACATCAACGGACAGGATTATTATCTGGTAGATACTGCTATTTCCTTCCATCAGTTATTGTTATATGCACGCAGCTATGGTATTGAGAGTTGCTGGCTGGCTGCTTTTTCTGAAAAAAAACTAAGGAACTATCTGCAACTTCCTACGCAATGGAAAATTGTAGCTATGGCTCCCTTGGGTTATCCCAAAGAAAAAAAGGGGTTCTATTCTAAAACGATTAGTGGACTTGCTAAAAGTAGCCAGAGAAAACCCCTGGAAGAAATAGTTCGTTTTATGTGAATATTTTTCCGGTTAGCGAAGACCGATTCGGCAAATTGAATAAATGAACTGTGTTGCCTATAGTAAAGAGGAAATCACTACCCTTTTATTCCCTCCTCATTTTTTAGGGCAAAACAAAAACTTGACAAAATCGGGAATTATTAACTTCAAGATTATAAACGGTTTTTAGCATAATTGAAATAAGGGTAATTTGCCTAAGTACATATAGTTATATAAGTTGATTAGTGCTTTTGCAGGAGTCACTAAAAAGGATATTTTTTACTTGCGCAGGAAAAACAAGATGGTTTTAAAAGGATATCTTATATGTGACGGAACAGGACAGGATGTGTCTGTTACGAGATTGGCTTTGCTAAAGCTTGTAATTACGGCTTAGGGAGGTTATCCTGTAAGAGAATGAAATTGGCAGAGAAATGAGAAAAGCAATAAAATTATAAATATAAAGGACAAAAAACTATGCAAATTAGCAAACTTGACCAAATGTTCGATGTTTTAGCTACTATGCCCAAAAAGCGTTTAGTAGCTGCCTGGGGTGTTGATTCACATACCATCAGGGCAGCTTACACAGCAGTAGAGATGGGTCTTATTGATGCTACCATAGTGGGAGATGAAAAAAAGATACTTTCCGTTTGTGAAGAACATCATCTGGATTGTTCAAAATTGCACATTGTTCATTGTGCTAACGATGTTAAGTCCGCTGCCTTAGCTGTTGAAATGATAAATAAGGGAGAAGGCGATTTTTTGATGAAAGGGCTTCTTTCCACCGACCGCTATATGAAGGCAATTTTAAATAAGGAATGCGGATTGATGGATGCCGGGGCGATTTTATCTCATGTAACGGTTACCGAATCTAAGCACTACCATAAGTTATTAATTGTTGGTGATGTAGCTATTATACCCCTGCCGGATTTAAATCAGAAAATTGCCATCACCAATTACTTGATTAAGACCGCTCACATTTTAGGAATTGAAACCCCTAAAGTGGGTCTGCTTTCAGCCAGTGAACAGACCTTGCCCAAAATTACTTCTTCTGCTGAAGCTGCAATTATTGCAAAAATGGCACAGCGAGGTCAGATTAAAGGTGCTTTAATTGAAGGTCCTTTGGGGTTGGATATGATTCTGGATAGAGAAAGTGCTCTTATTAAAGGTGTAGATAGTCCCGTTTGCGGAGATGCGGATTGCATTCTTTTTCCTAATATTGAATCCGGTAACACCTTTTATAAAACTATCATCAAATTGGCAAAAAGCGAATTGGGAGCTATAGTTATGGGAGCGCGGGTTCCCTGTGTTTTAACTTCCCGGGGTGATAGTGAACGCAGTAAATTATACTCTATAGCTTTAGCGGCTATGCTGGCATAAAATGATTACCAAACTTAAAGAACTTGCTGAAAAAGCTAAGAACAGCGGTAAAAAAACCCGCATTGCCGTTGCCGTTGCTGAAGATAATAACACTATAAATGCTATTTTGAACGCTGTTCAAGAAGGTTTCATTGTTCCATATCTTATTGGAAATGCAATAAAAATAAGGGAACTAATTCCTTCGGATATAGCTCTTAACCGATTAGAAATAATAAATATAACCGAGCCGGCTAAAGCTGTTAAAGAAGCAGTTAGAATGGTGCGTAACAATGAAGCTGATGTTTTAATGAAAGGACTGGTAGGAACTGATACTTTCCTGAAAGCAGTTCTGGATAAAGAACAGGGGCTTTTACCCCCCAAAGCAGTGATGAGTTATACCTGCGCTTTGGAGATTCCCAAATACCGTAAACTGCTTTTTGTTAGTGATACGGCTGTGCTTATAAACCCCGATTTGGATCAGAAAATAGCGATGATTAATTACAGTGTTGCTATGGCAAGGCGTTTTGGTATTGAGAAACCGAAAGTGGCTTTAATATCCGCTACCGAAAAAGTGATGCCTTCTATGCAAGAGACCCTGGATTATGCTCTTTTATGCAAAATGGCAGAGAGGGGTCAAATAAAGAATTGCCTTGTGGACGGTCCGATGGATATTTTTCTTGCCTGCGATCCCGAGTCCCTGGCTATCAAAGGAATTCAAAGTCCTTTAGCAGGTGATGCTGATATCCTTATTTTCCCCAATCTGGAAAGCGCTAACAGTTTTTATAAAGGGCTAATGCTTTTTGGAGAGGGAGAATTAGCAGGGCTAATTTGTGGAACGACTAAACCAGTTATAGTTATGAGCCGTAGTGAAAGTGAAAAATCCAAATATTACTGCATTGCCCTATCTTGTTTAATGGCGGAGGAAAAATGAAAATAGCTATTGCAGCAGACCATGCCGGCTATGAAATGAAAGAAGCAATAAAAAGTGCCTTTCCCGAATTAGAATTTGCGGATTTTGGCACAAACAGTAATGAAAGTATGGATTATCCCGATACGGGTTTTCCTGCAGCCAGAGCTGTTGCAGAAGGAAAATGTGATAAGGGTATCCTAATTTGCGGCAGCGGTATAGGAATGAGCATAACTGCCAATAAGGTTTCAGGTATTAGAGCTGCTTTATGCGGAAATACAGATATAGCTCGACTTTCAAGAAAGCATAATGATGCTAATATTTTGGTTTTGGCAGGCAGATTTACAGCCATTCCTTATGCCATAGAAATTACCAAAACCTGGCTAAATACTCCTTTTGAAGGCGGAAGACATATAAATAGAATTAATAAAATACATCAAGGAGAAAGGTAATGAACCACATTCAAAAAACCGATCCCGAAATTTACGCTGCCATTATGAATGAACTGAAAAGAGAGCGTGAAAATCTGGAACTGATTGCCAGCGAGAATTTTACTTCCCTGGCGGTTTTGGAAACCCAGGGATGTGTGATGACCAATAAATATGCTGAAGGTTATCCCTACCGTTGGAGCAAAAAAACCGGTGCTATTAATTACAACCTTTATGGAAGATATTATGGCGGCTGTGAATTTATCAACGATGCCGAACGCTTAGCCATTGAGCGGGCAAAACAAATTTTTGGAGCTGACCATGCTAATGTTCAACCCCATAGCGGTTCGCAGGCAAATATGGCTGCCTATTTTACCCTTGTTAAACCAGGGGACACAGTTATGGCTTTGGAACTTTCTCATGGGGGACATTTAACCCATGGTCATCCTCTTTCTTTCAGCGGTCAGCTATATAATATTGTTCCTTACGCTGTTAATAAAGAAACCGAACAATTGGATTATGATGAACTGGAAGCATTGGCTTTGGAACATAAACCACAAATGATTTTAGCTGGTGCTTCTGCCTATCCCCGGAAACTGGATTTTGCCAGATTTCGTGAAATTGCTGATAAAGTTGGAGCTAAGCTTATGGTGGATATGGCTCATATTGCAGGACTTGTAGCCGTCGGTTTACATCAAAGCCCGGTTCCTTATGCTGATATTGTTACTTCCACAACTCATAAGACATTGCGGGGACCGCGTGCCGGGCTTATTTTATGTAAAGAAGAATATGCCAAGGAAGTGGATAGCAAAGTTTTCCCTGGTGTGCAAGGCGGTCCTTTAATGCATATTATTGCTGCCAAAGCAGTTGCTTTTCAAGAAGCGCTACAACCGGAATTTAAAATCTATCAGCAAAAGGTTGTAGAAAATGCTGAGGCATTAGCCAACGCTTTAATTAAAAACGGTTTTAAACTTGTTTCCGGAGGAACGGATACTCATTTGATGTTAATTGATTTGGGACCTGAAATTAATGGCAGTCCCAGTGGCAAGAAAATGGAAGAAGCACTTGATAAAGCAGGAATTACTGCAAATAAAAATACCGTTCCTTTTGATACCAGAAGTCCTTTTGTCGCCTCTGGAATTCGTTTAGGAACTCCTGCTGTAACAACTCGTGGAATGGGAAAAGCGGAAATGGAACAGATTGCCGATTTTATTAAACGAGTTTACGAGCATATTGATAACGAAGAATACTTGCAAGAAATGAAGACAGAAGTTCATTCCTTAACGGATAAATTTCCCCTTTATCCTGAACTGTAATCGGAGGACGCTATCCTCCGATTACACGATAGCTAAGG is a window encoding:
- a CDS encoding NTP transferase domain-containing protein, whose translation is MKVTAIILASGKGKRCGLPKAEMQIQGKSFLVHLQEILLEAGMADVFIAQYQDTSDMLSTLIRAVNELKKSQENSGYLVFPVDFPFVKPQTVVALMQEHRQNPNAVIRPIYKNKRGHPILIPACINLDNDDNQQGLKYIIRNSGLPLYDVPVEDDGILKNVNTREDLSLWMPKN
- a CDS encoding nitroreductase family protein: MDAQELIFDRHSVRDFLPEPIAMEILSDILQAGRLAPSTQNRQPWRYIVFTENAKIRKLAVNCGLIGLSNFFIRQAPCLIIACADLKDNININGQDYYLVDTAISFHQLLLYARSYGIESCWLAAFSEKKLRNYLQLPTQWKIVAMAPLGYPKEKKGFYSKTISGLAKSSQRKPLEEIVRFM
- a CDS encoding phosphate acyltransferase codes for the protein MQISKLDQMFDVLATMPKKRLVAAWGVDSHTIRAAYTAVEMGLIDATIVGDEKKILSVCEEHHLDCSKLHIVHCANDVKSAALAVEMINKGEGDFLMKGLLSTDRYMKAILNKECGLMDAGAILSHVTVTESKHYHKLLIVGDVAIIPLPDLNQKIAITNYLIKTAHILGIETPKVGLLSASEQTLPKITSSAEAAIIAKMAQRGQIKGALIEGPLGLDMILDRESALIKGVDSPVCGDADCILFPNIESGNTFYKTIIKLAKSELGAIVMGARVPCVLTSRGDSERSKLYSIALAAMLA
- a CDS encoding phosphate acyltransferase, which translates into the protein MITKLKELAEKAKNSGKKTRIAVAVAEDNNTINAILNAVQEGFIVPYLIGNAIKIRELIPSDIALNRLEIINITEPAKAVKEAVRMVRNNEADVLMKGLVGTDTFLKAVLDKEQGLLPPKAVMSYTCALEIPKYRKLLFVSDTAVLINPDLDQKIAMINYSVAMARRFGIEKPKVALISATEKVMPSMQETLDYALLCKMAERGQIKNCLVDGPMDIFLACDPESLAIKGIQSPLAGDADILIFPNLESANSFYKGLMLFGEGELAGLICGTTKPVIVMSRSESEKSKYYCIALSCLMAEEK
- the rpiB gene encoding ribose 5-phosphate isomerase B; its protein translation is MKIAIAADHAGYEMKEAIKSAFPELEFADFGTNSNESMDYPDTGFPAARAVAEGKCDKGILICGSGIGMSITANKVSGIRAALCGNTDIARLSRKHNDANILVLAGRFTAIPYAIEITKTWLNTPFEGGRHINRINKIHQGER
- the glyA gene encoding serine hydroxymethyltransferase is translated as MNHIQKTDPEIYAAIMNELKRERENLELIASENFTSLAVLETQGCVMTNKYAEGYPYRWSKKTGAINYNLYGRYYGGCEFINDAERLAIERAKQIFGADHANVQPHSGSQANMAAYFTLVKPGDTVMALELSHGGHLTHGHPLSFSGQLYNIVPYAVNKETEQLDYDELEALALEHKPQMILAGASAYPRKLDFARFREIADKVGAKLMVDMAHIAGLVAVGLHQSPVPYADIVTSTTHKTLRGPRAGLILCKEEYAKEVDSKVFPGVQGGPLMHIIAAKAVAFQEALQPEFKIYQQKVVENAEALANALIKNGFKLVSGGTDTHLMLIDLGPEINGSPSGKKMEEALDKAGITANKNTVPFDTRSPFVASGIRLGTPAVTTRGMGKAEMEQIADFIKRVYEHIDNEEYLQEMKTEVHSLTDKFPLYPEL